One segment of Streptomyces sp. YIM 121038 DNA contains the following:
- a CDS encoding ATPase, T2SS/T4P/T4SS family, which produces MSAVDHQLVKRFRQDAGDRIAEQRRLDQVSGVTPMSNEDERHYARAVIAQILEEHARTEINAGRTPLDAETEEQYAAAVHAALFGVGRLQPLLDDPEVENIDINGCDQVFVGYADGREVTAEPVAETDEELVELIQVLGAYSGLSSRPFDSANPQLDLRLPDGSRLSAVMDVARRPALSIRRARMGKVFLSDLVGNGTLTPDVAHFLACAVRARKNIMIAGATNAGKTTLLRALANEIPPHERLITVERALELGLDTFADLHPNVVAFEERLPNSEGQGAIGMAELVRRSLRMNPSRVIVGEVLGDEIVTMLNAMSQGNDGSLSTIHANSSSEVFNRISTYALQATERLPIEASQMLVAGAVNFVVFIQRRNTYQTGGKLQRVVTSVREVNGVDGRVLSSEVFARAPDGRVLAHAPIACLDDLVAYGYRPAGQWG; this is translated from the coding sequence GTGAGCGCGGTCGACCACCAGCTGGTCAAGCGGTTCCGGCAGGACGCGGGCGACCGCATCGCCGAACAGCGCCGCCTCGACCAGGTCTCCGGCGTCACCCCGATGTCGAACGAGGACGAGCGGCACTACGCCCGCGCCGTCATCGCGCAGATACTGGAGGAGCACGCCCGCACGGAGATCAACGCCGGGCGCACCCCCCTGGACGCGGAGACCGAGGAGCAGTACGCGGCCGCCGTGCACGCCGCGCTCTTCGGCGTCGGCCGGCTCCAGCCGCTGCTCGACGACCCCGAGGTCGAGAACATCGACATCAACGGCTGCGACCAGGTCTTCGTCGGATACGCCGACGGGCGCGAGGTCACCGCGGAGCCGGTCGCCGAGACCGACGAGGAGCTGGTCGAGCTCATCCAGGTGCTCGGCGCCTACTCCGGCCTGTCGTCGCGCCCCTTCGACTCGGCCAATCCCCAGCTCGACCTGCGCCTGCCCGACGGGTCCCGGCTCTCGGCCGTCATGGACGTGGCCCGCCGGCCCGCCCTGTCCATCCGCCGCGCCCGCATGGGCAAGGTGTTCCTGTCCGACCTCGTCGGCAACGGCACGCTCACGCCCGACGTCGCGCACTTCCTGGCCTGTGCCGTGCGGGCGCGCAAGAACATCATGATCGCGGGCGCCACCAACGCAGGGAAGACCACGCTCCTGCGCGCCCTCGCCAACGAGATCCCGCCGCACGAGCGCCTCATCACCGTCGAACGCGCCCTGGAGCTCGGCCTCGACACCTTCGCCGATCTGCACCCGAACGTCGTGGCCTTCGAGGAGCGCCTGCCCAACTCCGAGGGCCAGGGCGCCATCGGCATGGCCGAGCTGGTGCGGCGCTCGCTGCGCATGAACCCCTCGCGCGTCATCGTCGGCGAGGTCCTCGGCGACGAGATCGTCACCATGCTCAACGCCATGTCGCAGGGCAACGACGGCTCGCTGTCCACGATCCACGCCAACAGCTCCAGCGAGGTCTTCAACAGGATCTCCACGTACGCGCTCCAGGCCACCGAGCGGCTGCCGATCGAGGCGAGCCAGATGCTCGTCGCGGGCGCGGTGAACTTCGTCGTCTTCATCCAGCGGCGCAACACCTACCAGACCGGCGGCAAGCTGCAGCGCGTGGTGACCTCCGTCCGCGAGGTCAACGGCGTCGACGGCCGGGTCCTGTCCAGCGAGGTGTTCGCCCGGGCCCCGGACGGGCGCGTCCTCGCCCACGCCCCGATCGCCTGCCTGGACGACCTCGTCGCGTACGGCTACCGGCCCGCGGGCCAATGGGGGTGA
- a CDS encoding type II secretion system F family protein, whose translation MNALGSSGGLFSLNVLYGLACGVAVGGGLALLAVALRGLPAKPEHERQRASRRMSELVRFAGRRGSLAVGVGLVVLLLTRWAVAGIASGVLVFFWDKLFGGAAEERTQMKRVEALAAWTESLRDTIAGAVGLEQAIPASARAAAPVLRPHLDALVDRLRARTPLPDALQVLADEIDDASADIIVAALILNARLRGPGLRQVLGALAKSAREEVDMRQRVMAQRASTRRSVQIVVAVSIAFVLGLSIFNREFVSPYGTAVGQLVLACVCGLFALGFWWLRKLSTVETPDRFLVRDEPGVQFVRPRTAGGEGTPGQAQTLPPHTNTPTEGVRR comes from the coding sequence ATGAACGCGCTGGGATCCTCGGGCGGTCTGTTCTCGCTGAACGTGCTCTACGGCCTCGCCTGCGGCGTCGCCGTCGGCGGCGGGCTCGCCCTGCTGGCCGTCGCACTGCGCGGGCTGCCCGCCAAGCCGGAGCACGAGCGGCAGCGGGCCAGCCGGCGGATGAGCGAGCTCGTCCGGTTCGCCGGGCGGCGCGGCTCGCTCGCGGTCGGCGTCGGCCTCGTCGTGCTGCTGCTCACCCGGTGGGCGGTCGCGGGCATCGCCTCCGGTGTCCTCGTCTTCTTCTGGGACAAGCTGTTCGGCGGGGCCGCCGAGGAGCGGACGCAGATGAAGCGGGTCGAGGCGCTCGCCGCCTGGACCGAGTCGCTGCGCGACACCATCGCGGGCGCGGTCGGCCTGGAGCAGGCCATTCCGGCCTCCGCGCGGGCCGCGGCGCCGGTGCTCAGGCCGCATCTGGACGCGCTCGTGGACCGGTTGCGCGCGCGGACGCCGCTGCCGGACGCGCTCCAGGTGCTCGCCGACGAGATCGACGACGCCTCCGCCGACATCATCGTCGCCGCGCTGATCCTCAACGCCCGACTGCGCGGCCCCGGTCTGCGCCAGGTCCTCGGCGCGCTCGCCAAGTCGGCGCGCGAGGAGGTCGACATGCGCCAGCGCGTGATGGCGCAGCGCGCGTCCACGCGCCGCTCCGTACAGATCGTCGTCGCCGTCTCGATCGCCTTCGTCCTGGGCCTTTCGATCTTCAACCGCGAGTTCGTCTCGCCGTACGGCACGGCCGTCGGCCAGCTCGTCCTCGCCTGTGTCTGCGGCCTGTTCGCGCTCGGCTTCTGGTGGCTGCGCAAGCTGTCGACGGTCGAGACGCCGGACCGGTTCCTCGTCCGCGACGAGCCGGGCGTGCAGTTCGTACGCCCCCGGACGGCGGGCGGCGAGGGCACCCCGGGCCAGGCCCAGACCCTGCCGCCGCACACGAACACGCCCACCGAGGGGGTACGCCGATGA
- a CDS encoding type II secretion system F family protein, translating into MSLTWPILIGATLGLGVFALVRALLPSRRSAVATVARIDALRARGAAYESAHRTADADATGRFGTLRARVGARVAEFYVQQGWELRSLRADLAVLDRGWERFLATKVLLAVAGVFFGPFLFAVVWTLGFGRSPIIPVWLALMFGVLFFFLPDLEVRRDAQEKRRDLRRVIGAYLDLVAMSLAGGRGLPEALMAAAEVSDGWATQRIRNALADARITGISQWQALGSLGEELGVEELKDLSASLALVADDGAKVRESLASRAETMRHRELAEIEGSAGEKSQSMLVAQLLLCAGFLVFLIFPAAMRVFQV; encoded by the coding sequence ATGAGCCTGACCTGGCCGATCCTCATCGGCGCCACGCTCGGCCTCGGCGTCTTCGCCCTGGTCCGGGCGCTGCTGCCGAGCAGACGCAGCGCCGTCGCCACGGTCGCCCGGATCGACGCGCTGCGGGCCCGCGGCGCCGCGTACGAGTCCGCGCACCGCACGGCGGACGCGGACGCCACGGGGCGCTTCGGCACGCTGCGCGCGCGGGTGGGCGCCCGGGTCGCGGAGTTCTACGTCCAGCAGGGCTGGGAACTGCGGTCCCTGCGGGCCGACCTCGCGGTGCTCGACCGCGGCTGGGAGAGGTTCCTCGCGACGAAGGTGCTGCTCGCGGTGGCGGGCGTGTTCTTCGGCCCCTTCCTCTTCGCCGTCGTGTGGACGCTCGGCTTCGGCCGCAGCCCGATCATCCCGGTCTGGCTGGCCCTGATGTTCGGGGTGCTGTTCTTCTTCCTGCCGGACCTGGAGGTGCGGCGGGACGCGCAGGAGAAGCGCCGCGACCTGCGCCGTGTGATCGGCGCCTATCTGGACCTGGTGGCCATGAGCCTGGCGGGCGGCCGCGGCCTGCCCGAGGCGCTCATGGCCGCCGCCGAGGTCTCCGACGGATGGGCGACCCAACGCATCAGGAACGCCCTGGCGGACGCCCGCATCACCGGCATCAGCCAGTGGCAGGCGCTCGGTTCGCTCGGCGAGGAACTGGGCGTCGAGGAGCTCAAGGACCTCTCCGCGTCCCTGGCGCTCGTGGCCGACGACGGCGCGAAGGTGCGCGAGTCGCTCGCCTCCCGCGCCGAGACGATGCGCCACCGCGAACTCGCCGAGATCGAGGGCAGCGCGGGCGAGAAGTCCCAGTCGATGCTGGTGGCCCAGCTGCTGCTGTGCGCGGGGTTCCTGGTCTTCCTCATCTTCCCGGCGGCGATGCGCGTGTTCCAGGTCTGA
- a CDS encoding TadE family protein: MPGCVRRRVEAASTRGESGMTAIEFVLLTPVLFFMIFATVQFALYFFADHVAQAAAQAGARKARATADENPGGWRGEANDVVEDYISQLGPELVLGPRVKTIQPEQNTVGVEITANVPSVFPGLDLTVHARSAGPVERFVEEDG, from the coding sequence ATGCCCGGATGCGTACGCCGACGCGTGGAGGCCGCCTCCACCCGCGGCGAGTCCGGCATGACCGCGATCGAGTTCGTGCTGCTCACCCCGGTGCTGTTCTTCATGATCTTCGCGACGGTGCAGTTCGCGCTGTACTTCTTCGCCGACCACGTCGCCCAGGCCGCGGCCCAGGCGGGCGCGCGCAAGGCCCGCGCCACGGCCGACGAGAACCCGGGCGGCTGGCGCGGCGAGGCGAACGACGTCGTCGAGGACTACATCAGCCAATTGGGGCCCGAGCTGGTGCTCGGCCCGCGAGTCAAGACGATCCAGCCCGAACAGAACACCGTCGGCGTGGAGATCACCGCCAACGTGCCGTCGGTGTTCCCGGGCCTCGACCTGACCGTGCACGCGCGGTCGGCGGGCCCGGTGGAGCGGTTCGTGGAGGAGGACGGATGA
- a CDS encoding TadE/TadG family type IV pilus assembly protein — protein sequence MRRPAPGRRLRRRPPGTEGPAGQAGPPAAHRSGDGGLSTVEVVILAPVMILFILVLVAFGQLVDGRGAVDGAARDAARAGSIQKDLGTAMTEARRAAAANLEDVCSGPVNVVRKSAGFRPDSLFTVEVSCRVRGLGMLGLDVPTTLKSTFSSPLDPLRRAGT from the coding sequence ATGAGACGGCCCGCACCAGGCCGTCGACTCCGGCGGCGCCCGCCGGGCACGGAGGGGCCCGCGGGCCAGGCCGGGCCACCGGCCGCGCACCGGTCCGGGGACGGCGGCCTGTCCACGGTCGAAGTCGTCATCCTCGCGCCCGTGATGATCCTGTTCATCCTCGTCCTGGTGGCCTTCGGGCAGCTCGTGGACGGGCGCGGCGCCGTCGACGGGGCCGCGCGGGACGCGGCCCGCGCGGGCTCCATCCAGAAGGACCTGGGCACGGCGATGACCGAGGCGCGCAGGGCCGCGGCGGCGAACCTGGAGGACGTCTGCTCCGGCCCCGTGAACGTCGTGCGGAAGAGCGCCGGGTTCCGGCCCGACTCCCTCTTCACGGTCGAGGTGAGCTGTCGGGTGCGGGGCCTCGGGATGCTCGGCCTCGACGTGCCGACCACGCTGAAGTCCACGTTCAGCTCGCCGCTCGATCCGCTGCGGAGGGCCGGGACATGA
- a CDS encoding pilus assembly protein TadG-related protein produces the protein MRTGAARAYAARARPWLDARRARLDDRGSGAGAVIVFALVFLTLAAFVIDGGMSISKRERAADIAEQAARYAAQDIDREGLYAGQEAPIRYENCGARVRKFARELGLRGADVAATHCVSADAQQVEVEVQMTYSPVFTGLFYGGDVVVHGRARAENQVG, from the coding sequence ATGAGGACGGGAGCGGCACGCGCGTACGCGGCACGGGCCCGGCCCTGGCTCGACGCCCGCCGCGCCCGCCTGGACGACCGGGGGTCGGGCGCGGGCGCGGTCATCGTCTTCGCGCTCGTCTTCCTGACCCTGGCCGCGTTCGTGATCGACGGCGGCATGTCCATCTCGAAGCGGGAACGCGCCGCGGACATCGCCGAGCAGGCGGCGCGCTACGCGGCACAGGACATCGACCGGGAGGGGCTGTACGCGGGCCAGGAGGCGCCCATCCGCTACGAGAACTGCGGTGCCCGCGTGCGGAAGTTCGCCCGGGAGCTGGGCCTGCGCGGCGCGGACGTGGCGGCCACCCACTGTGTGAGCGCCGACGCCCAACAGGTGGAGGTCGAGGTTCAGATGACGTACAGCCCGGTCTTCACCGGCCTCTTCTACGGCGGGGACGTCGTGGTGCACGGGCGGGCGAGGGCGGAGAACCAGGTGGGGTGA
- a CDS encoding bacterial transcriptional activator domain-containing protein: MARRNTRSSNGSPDGPAAPRNRTPQPLPARRRSAGDFVKAFLAFVALAVLLVGVPGALAYFVGWPLPDGAPSLDWLQQEVTVGTFVNVLTVVVWLAWAQFTACVLVEVKAALSGVGMPGRVPGAGPSQVLARQLVAALLLIGATAAGFAPGLSQFGQSPEGNQQPAAAAAQRTPGLFAPEQRGAAAAADAVADQAARAADRAGTARDGDTKFYRIQPPEGRHHDSLWEIAERHLGDGRRYKEIYQLNKDREQPDGSRLSEASLIRPGWIMEMPADAHGGELVEMPDEAPKVPEKVREQISDYAKTGDAHRGGGARQGGDRKSDDRKGGGSVDRDTAHITLPEQRPGSGEERDGGRGDGQGHGRGDGRGSGEPAAPAAPERGTEAASDGFSFGLPEALVGAPLLAAGLLGALGRRRRHALWQSAMGAVGGRRCMEPPTPTGTAADAQDALLVGADPEGVRLLDRALRGLAAALTAESRALPTVYAAWLSNGDLHLQLAQPAGRPPAPWQLGQDQTFWMLTRADAEAYEDVDAAAPYPGLVCLGTMDDSRLLLNLEAVPGIVSLSGAAADRAAVFASVAAELATNGWSDRMTITLVGFGRDLTPLAPNRLRHLEDVEALIETMTAETRQRRGALGAAGHDSVLTGRTGPARHTRWAPHLVLLAAGPTADEAADLAELAADASRLGIGYLVGTDSGELPGAAWEMEITADGRLLAPLLGLQLAAQQLPDALQQAVVELFTAADPDGGDGDDDSTGGAAAPPFLVDVSEQGRPAVYARLVGTYEIIGLETPDGERSPLMHEALALLLLHREGVHPRVLASALWPRGVTEDVRDALVDRVRAWLGSDQDGTPRLRADASGRLTLAPSVVCDLDVLRSLYHEATQGRGAANRAVRGRLLTDALVLVRGPLLADRPQGRYGWLTHEIVDARLPLLVADIGLALSEFHLEKGRAEQAIEALTAARASAPADERLWNELLRATHATGDQDRLRALAADLVARSGARGLPPRTEALLDELLPAWRDGLTAVG; encoded by the coding sequence ATGGCCCGACGCAACACCCGCTCCTCGAACGGCTCGCCGGACGGCCCGGCCGCGCCGCGGAACAGGACGCCGCAGCCGCTGCCGGCGCGTCGGCGTTCGGCCGGGGACTTCGTCAAGGCGTTCCTCGCCTTCGTCGCCCTCGCCGTGCTGCTCGTCGGCGTTCCCGGCGCGCTCGCGTACTTCGTGGGCTGGCCGCTGCCGGACGGGGCGCCGTCCCTCGACTGGCTCCAGCAGGAGGTCACGGTCGGCACGTTCGTCAATGTGCTGACGGTGGTCGTGTGGCTGGCCTGGGCCCAGTTCACCGCCTGCGTGCTCGTCGAGGTGAAGGCCGCCCTCTCCGGGGTCGGGATGCCGGGGCGGGTGCCGGGCGCGGGTCCGAGCCAGGTGCTCGCGCGGCAGTTGGTCGCCGCGCTGCTGCTCATCGGCGCCACGGCGGCGGGCTTCGCGCCGGGGCTCTCGCAGTTCGGGCAGTCCCCCGAGGGGAACCAGCAGCCCGCCGCCGCGGCGGCCCAGCGGACGCCGGGGCTCTTCGCACCGGAGCAGCGGGGCGCGGCGGCCGCGGCGGACGCCGTCGCGGACCAGGCCGCGCGGGCCGCCGACCGCGCGGGCACCGCCAGGGACGGCGACACGAAGTTCTACCGCATCCAGCCGCCCGAGGGCCGCCACCACGACTCGCTGTGGGAGATAGCGGAGCGGCACCTGGGCGACGGCCGCAGGTACAAGGAGATCTACCAGCTCAACAAGGACCGCGAGCAGCCCGACGGCTCCCGCCTCTCCGAGGCCAGCCTGATCCGGCCCGGCTGGATCATGGAGATGCCCGCCGACGCCCACGGCGGCGAGCTCGTCGAGATGCCCGACGAGGCGCCCAAGGTGCCCGAGAAGGTCCGCGAGCAGATCTCCGACTACGCGAAGACCGGGGACGCGCACCGGGGCGGCGGCGCGCGGCAGGGCGGCGACCGCAAGAGCGACGACCGCAAGGGCGGCGGATCCGTCGACCGGGACACGGCGCACATCACGCTCCCCGAGCAGCGCCCGGGGAGCGGCGAGGAGCGGGACGGCGGCCGGGGCGACGGCCAGGGCCATGGCCGGGGAGACGGCCGGGGCAGCGGTGAACCGGCCGCGCCCGCCGCGCCCGAGAGGGGCACCGAGGCCGCGTCCGACGGCTTCTCCTTCGGCCTGCCCGAGGCGCTCGTCGGGGCGCCGCTGCTCGCCGCCGGGCTGCTCGGCGCGCTCGGCAGGCGCCGTCGGCACGCCCTGTGGCAGTCGGCGATGGGCGCTGTCGGCGGGCGCCGCTGCATGGAGCCGCCCACGCCGACCGGCACCGCGGCCGACGCGCAGGACGCGCTGCTCGTCGGCGCCGACCCCGAGGGCGTCCGGCTCCTGGACCGCGCCCTGCGCGGCCTGGCCGCCGCGCTCACCGCGGAGTCCCGCGCCCTGCCGACGGTGTACGCGGCCTGGCTGAGCAACGGCGATCTGCACCTCCAGCTCGCCCAGCCCGCGGGACGGCCGCCCGCGCCCTGGCAGTTGGGACAGGACCAGACGTTCTGGATGCTGACCCGCGCCGACGCCGAGGCGTACGAGGACGTGGACGCGGCGGCGCCCTACCCCGGCCTGGTCTGCCTCGGCACGATGGACGACTCGCGGCTGCTGCTCAACCTGGAAGCGGTGCCGGGCATCGTCTCGCTGAGCGGCGCCGCCGCCGACCGGGCCGCCGTGTTCGCCTCCGTCGCCGCCGAACTGGCCACCAACGGCTGGTCGGACCGCATGACGATCACGCTCGTCGGCTTCGGCCGCGACCTCACTCCGCTCGCGCCGAACAGGCTGCGGCACCTGGAGGACGTCGAAGCGCTCATCGAGACCATGACGGCCGAGACGCGGCAGCGGCGCGGCGCGCTCGGCGCCGCCGGACACGACTCGGTCCTCACCGGCCGCACCGGCCCCGCCCGGCACACCCGCTGGGCGCCGCACCTGGTGCTGCTCGCGGCCGGGCCCACCGCGGACGAGGCGGCCGATCTTGCCGAGCTCGCCGCCGACGCGAGCCGCCTCGGCATCGGCTATCTCGTCGGCACGGACTCCGGCGAACTGCCCGGTGCCGCCTGGGAGATGGAGATCACCGCCGACGGCAGGCTGCTGGCCCCGCTGCTCGGCCTCCAGCTGGCGGCGCAGCAGCTGCCGGACGCGCTCCAGCAGGCGGTGGTCGAGCTGTTCACCGCGGCCGACCCCGACGGCGGGGACGGCGATGACGACTCCACCGGCGGCGCGGCCGCGCCCCCCTTCCTCGTCGACGTCAGCGAGCAGGGCCGCCCCGCGGTGTACGCGCGCCTGGTCGGGACGTACGAGATCATCGGCCTGGAGACGCCCGACGGCGAGCGCAGCCCGCTGATGCACGAGGCGCTCGCGCTGCTGCTGCTCCACCGCGAAGGGGTGCACCCGCGCGTGCTCGCCTCCGCGCTGTGGCCGCGCGGCGTGACCGAGGACGTGCGGGACGCGCTCGTCGACCGGGTCCGCGCGTGGCTCGGCAGCGACCAGGACGGCACGCCCCGGCTGCGCGCCGACGCGTCGGGCCGGCTCACGCTCGCCCCGTCCGTGGTCTGTGACCTGGACGTGCTGCGCTCGCTGTACCACGAGGCGACGCAGGGGCGCGGGGCGGCCAACCGCGCGGTGCGCGGCCGCCTGCTCACGGACGCGCTCGTCCTGGTCCGCGGCCCGCTGCTCGCGGACCGCCCCCAGGGGCGCTACGGCTGGCTGACGCACGAGATCGTCGACGCGCGGCTGCCGCTGCTCGTGGCGGACATCGGGCTCGCCCTCAGCGAGTTCCACCTGGAGAAGGGCCGGGCCGAGCAGGCCATCGAGGCGCTGACCGCCGCCCGCGCCTCGGCCCCCGCCGACGAGCGCCTGTGGAACGAACTGCTGCGGGCCACGCACGCCACCGGCGACCAGGACCGGCTCCGGGCCCTGGCCGCCGACCTGGTCGCCCGCAGCGGCGCGCGCGGCCTGCCGCCGCGCACGGAGGCGCTGCTCGACGAGTTGCTCCCGGCGTGGCGCGACGGACTGACGGCGGTGGGGTGA
- a CDS encoding A24 family peptidase codes for MARRTDGGGVTVELPLVLGGALWGALAGLALPRAVYRFSAPAGEPWRDRCPSDAHGVRGWLGPGRCPDGERYGPGAAALAAVAAVVCALLGLATGPRPELVVWLLCVPPALVLACVDRAVMRLPDVLTLPLAAAALGLLGVAAALPGHGGDWTQAALGALMLSGGYFVLFLINPNGMAFGDVKLALALGAVLGWYGWGALVLGTFTGFVCAALYGGWLVVVRGAGRRTAIAFGPFLLAGGLAGVLLGAYAA; via the coding sequence GTGGCGCGACGGACTGACGGCGGTGGGGTGACCGTGGAGCTGCCGCTCGTGCTCGGCGGTGCCCTGTGGGGCGCCCTGGCAGGGCTCGCGCTGCCGCGCGCGGTGTACCGCTTCTCGGCCCCGGCCGGTGAGCCCTGGCGCGACCGCTGCCCGAGCGACGCGCACGGGGTGCGGGGCTGGCTGGGCCCGGGCCGCTGCCCCGACGGGGAGCGGTACGGCCCCGGCGCGGCCGCCCTCGCCGCCGTCGCCGCGGTGGTCTGCGCCCTGCTCGGCCTGGCGACGGGCCCGCGCCCCGAGCTCGTGGTGTGGCTGCTGTGCGTGCCGCCCGCCCTCGTCCTCGCCTGCGTCGACCGTGCCGTCATGCGCCTGCCGGACGTGCTGACGCTGCCGCTCGCGGCGGCCGCGCTCGGGCTCCTCGGCGTGGCGGCCGCGCTGCCCGGACACGGCGGCGACTGGACGCAGGCGGCCCTCGGCGCGCTCATGCTCAGCGGCGGCTATTTCGTACTGTTCCTGATCAATCCGAACGGGATGGCGTTCGGCGACGTGAAGCTCGCGCTCGCGCTCGGCGCGGTCCTGGGCTGGTACGGCTGGGGCGCGCTGGTGCTCGGCACGTTCACCGGGTTCGTGTGCGCCGCGCTGTACGGCGGGTGGCTCGTCGTGGTGCGCGGGGCGGGCCGCAGGACGGCGATAGCCTTCGGCCCGTTCCTGCTGGCCGGGGGGCTCGCGGGCGTCCTGCTCGGCGCGTACGCGGCCTGA
- the mqnC gene encoding cyclic dehypoxanthinyl futalosine synthase, translating into MTEKADLTSSDVTAVLDRAAAGGRISAEEALALYRDAPLHALGAAADAVRRRRYAGTEHIATYIIERNINYTNVCVTACKFCAFYAAPKDTKKGWTRDLDDILRRCAETVELGGTQIMFQGGHHPDFGVEYYEKHFAAIKKEFPQLVIHSLGASEVEHMARISKVSVEEAIQRINAAGLDSFAGAGAELLPERPRKAIAPLKESGERWLEIMEAAHKLGVESTSTMLMGTGETNAERIEHLRMIRDVQDRTGGFRAFIPYTYQPENNHLKGRTQASIFEYVRMIAIARIFLDNVAHIQGSWLTTGKEAGQLTLHYGADDLGSVMLEENVVSSAGAKHRSNLREMIDMIRSADRVPAQRATTYEHLVVHDDPANDPVDERVASHISSTAIEGGTAHPELKLLTSN; encoded by the coding sequence GTGACCGAGAAGGCCGACCTCACGTCCTCTGATGTCACAGCCGTCCTCGACCGTGCCGCGGCAGGCGGACGGATCAGCGCCGAAGAGGCGCTCGCCCTGTACCGGGACGCCCCGCTGCACGCGCTCGGCGCGGCCGCCGACGCCGTGCGCCGCCGCCGGTACGCGGGCACCGAGCACATCGCGACGTACATCATCGAGCGGAACATCAACTACACGAACGTCTGCGTGACGGCGTGCAAGTTCTGCGCGTTCTACGCCGCCCCGAAGGACACCAAGAAGGGCTGGACCCGGGACCTCGACGACATCCTGCGCCGCTGCGCGGAGACCGTGGAGCTCGGCGGCACGCAGATCATGTTCCAGGGCGGCCACCACCCGGACTTCGGCGTGGAGTACTACGAGAAGCACTTCGCGGCCATCAAGAAGGAGTTCCCGCAGCTCGTCATCCACAGCCTGGGGGCGAGCGAGGTCGAGCACATGGCCCGGATCTCGAAGGTCTCCGTCGAGGAGGCCATCCAGCGGATCAACGCCGCCGGGCTCGACTCCTTCGCGGGCGCGGGCGCCGAGCTGCTCCCGGAGCGGCCGCGCAAGGCCATCGCCCCGCTGAAGGAGTCCGGCGAGCGCTGGCTGGAGATCATGGAGGCCGCCCACAAGCTGGGCGTGGAGTCCACCTCCACGATGCTCATGGGCACCGGCGAGACGAACGCCGAGCGCATCGAGCACCTGCGCATGATCCGCGACGTACAGGACCGGACGGGCGGCTTCCGGGCCTTCATCCCGTACACGTACCAGCCGGAGAACAACCACCTCAAGGGCCGCACGCAGGCCTCGATCTTCGAGTACGTCCGCATGATCGCGATCGCGCGGATCTTCCTGGACAACGTGGCGCACATCCAGGGCTCCTGGCTGACCACCGGCAAGGAGGCCGGTCAGCTCACGCTGCACTACGGCGCGGACGACCTCGGCTCGGTGATGCTGGAGGAGAACGTGGTCTCCTCCGCGGGCGCCAAGCACCGCTCCAACCTGCGCGAGATGATCGACATGATCCGCTCCGCCGACCGCGTGCCCGCGCAGCGCGCCACGACGTACGAGCACCTGGTCGTGCACGACGACCCGGCGAACGACCCGGTCGACGAGCGCGTCGCCTCGCACATCTCCTCCACCGCCATCGAGGGCGGCACGGCCCACCCGGAGCTGAAGCTCCTCACCTCCAACTAG
- a CDS encoding demethylmenaquinone methyltransferase — protein MTRASLDKQPHEVASMFDDVAERYDLTNDVISLGQARLWRKEVARAVDARPAQKILDLAAGTATSSQPFAQAGAYVVPCDFSLGMLRVGKQRHPWMPFTAGDATKLPFKDDTFDAVTISFGLRNVQDTDAALREMFRVTRPGGRVVICEFSEPTWGPFRTVYIEYLMRALPPVARTVCSNPDAYVYLAESIRSWPNQPQLAARLADAGWSKVAYRNLTGGVVALHRGFKKD, from the coding sequence GTGACCCGCGCATCCCTGGACAAGCAGCCGCACGAAGTCGCCTCGATGTTCGACGACGTCGCGGAACGGTACGACCTCACGAATGACGTGATCTCGCTCGGCCAGGCCCGGCTGTGGCGCAAGGAGGTCGCCAGGGCCGTCGACGCGCGGCCCGCGCAGAAGATCCTCGACCTCGCCGCCGGGACGGCCACGTCCTCGCAGCCCTTCGCGCAGGCGGGCGCGTACGTGGTGCCGTGCGACTTCTCGCTCGGCATGCTGCGGGTCGGCAAGCAGCGCCACCCGTGGATGCCGTTCACGGCGGGGGACGCCACGAAGCTGCCGTTCAAGGACGACACCTTCGACGCCGTCACGATCTCCTTCGGCCTGCGCAACGTGCAGGACACCGACGCCGCGCTGCGCGAGATGTTCCGCGTGACCCGGCCCGGCGGGCGCGTGGTGATCTGCGAGTTCTCCGAGCCGACGTGGGGCCCCTTCCGCACGGTCTACATCGAGTACCTGATGCGCGCGCTCCCGCCGGTCGCCCGCACGGTGTGCTCGAACCCGGACGCGTACGTCTACCTCGCCGAGTCCATCCGCTCCTGGCCGAACCAGCCGCAGCTCGCGGCGCGCCTGGCCGACGCGGGCTGGTCCAAGGTGGCGTACCGGAACCTGACGGGTGGCGTGGTGGCGCTCCACCGGGGTTTCAAGAAGGACTGA